A single region of the Candidatus Sungiibacteriota bacterium genome encodes:
- a CDS encoding calcium/sodium antiporter has translation MGLLLWTAVFVFSAAVLIKSAGWFVKGAEDIGLRWGMPPFLIGATIVAAGTSLPELASSLAAVTRGETGLVMANVVGSNITNIFLILGVAAISAGGLRLGSDFSLLELTMLLLGNILLAAISWNGIVGTLAGLFLLGNFIVYIVFKFLRESRFLVGESMRDIRGRAKLAGDMGLPRLSTSRSVVLLSMGIVGLSLGAQYVIESILSLSRLLHIPGTLIAITALAIGTSLPELVVSVSAVLKKKEGIAVGNIIGSNIFNALFIVGLLAPFKDLRVDMLTRKVGLPFLILSAVLIIWPWFKGEITRRSGIVYLLIFLIFLTLLAGSLG, from the coding sequence TTGGGTCTTTTACTTTGGACAGCCGTGTTTGTTTTCAGCGCCGCAGTTCTTATCAAATCAGCGGGCTGGTTTGTGAAAGGGGCAGAAGATATAGGATTGCGTTGGGGTATGCCACCATTTCTTATTGGTGCCACCATTGTGGCCGCAGGAACTTCTCTGCCTGAACTTGCCTCGTCGCTAGCAGCGGTTACGAGGGGGGAAACAGGGTTGGTTATGGCCAATGTTGTGGGTTCGAATATCACCAATATCTTTTTGATTCTTGGTGTTGCTGCAATTTCAGCCGGCGGATTAAGGTTGGGATCTGACTTTTCATTATTGGAGTTAACAATGCTGCTGTTGGGGAACATTCTTCTTGCTGCAATTTCTTGGAATGGGATTGTGGGTACATTGGCGGGATTGTTTCTTCTTGGCAATTTTATCGTCTATATCGTATTTAAGTTCTTGAGAGAATCACGGTTTTTAGTAGGAGAATCTATGCGAGATATACGTGGACGGGCGAAGTTGGCAGGAGACATGGGTTTACCGCGGCTTTCAACTTCAAGAAGTGTCGTCTTGTTGAGCATGGGGATTGTTGGTCTTTCTTTGGGCGCGCAGTATGTCATAGAGTCAATCCTTTCACTTTCCCGCCTCCTCCATATCCCCGGTACACTTATCGCTATTACCGCTTTGGCTATTGGTACTTCGCTTCCTGAACTTGTGGTGTCGGTAAGCGCTGTTTTAAAGAAAAAGGAAGGAATTGCGGTAGGCAATATCATAGGATCCAATATTTTTAACGCTCTCTTTATTGTAGGCCTTTTGGCACCTTTTAAGGACCTACGGGTTGATATGCTAACCAGAAAAGTCGGGTTGCCGTTCTTGATTTTGTCAGCGGTATTAATAATTTGGCCGTGGTTCAAAGGAGAGATTACCAGACGGTCGGGCATAGTATATCTTCTGATCTTCCTGATTTTTCTCACGCTTCTGGCGGGCTCTCTGGGTTAA
- the maf gene encoding septum formation inhibitor Maf, with product MKTIILASTSLRRKEFLEKLGLKFKVVESGYKENMNLPLSPPSLARFLSKEKARAVIKRFPQSLVIAADTVVVCRGQIIGKPRTKKEAVRMLRLLSGRYNFVFTGFTVIDGAKQKTVTRVVKTKVYFRKLAPSEIKAYVRSGEPFGKAGAYAIQGLGAIFIKKIEGDYSNVVGLPLHVLSAVLKKFNVSIL from the coding sequence ATGAAAACCATTATTCTTGCCTCGACGTCTTTGCGCAGAAAAGAGTTTCTGGAAAAATTGGGCCTGAAGTTTAAAGTGGTAGAAAGCGGCTATAAGGAAAATATGAATTTACCGCTTTCGCCACCAAGTCTGGCAAGATTTTTATCTAAAGAAAAAGCGCGGGCCGTTATTAAAAGATTCCCGCAATCACTGGTGATTGCGGCTGATACAGTCGTGGTTTGTCGGGGCCAGATAATAGGCAAGCCGCGGACCAAAAAAGAAGCCGTACGGATGCTGCGACTTTTGAGTGGAAGGTATAACTTCGTGTTTACCGGATTTACCGTGATAGATGGCGCTAAGCAGAAAACCGTCACACGTGTAGTTAAGACAAAGGTGTATTTTAGGAAACTTGCTCCCAGCGAAATCAAAGCTTACGTGCGTTCTGGAGAACCGTTTGGCAAGGCGGGCGCGTATGCCATTCAGGGACTGGGCGCCATTTTTATTAAAAAAATAGAAGGAGACTACTCTAATGTTGTTGGTCTACCGCTTCATGTCTTATCTGCGGTGCTTAAGAAATTTAACGTTTCAATTTTATGA
- the murC gene encoding UDP-N-acetylmuramate--L-alanine ligase has protein sequence MHRITEKNQTVHFIGIGGIGISALAKYYFSRGSVISGSDLISSEITAELLKMGGDIKIGPHKKDNLPKDASAVIYTSATPLSNPELNEAKLRRLKPKNYAQALGKLTKQYQTITISGAHGKSTTTALAALVLEEGYLDPTVIVGTKVKEFGNSNFRRGFGKHLIIEADEWNRSFLNYAPVIAVVTNIDTEHLDTYRTFAGVKKTFQKYLEKVPKDGAIIANYDDPELKSLVKKIGKKVIGYSLQDKEASSVRNVLRIPGEHNVSNALAALRLGRLLGVCEADILRAISRFSGTWRRFELKGMLNGAYVFSDYGHHPREITATIAATRERFPFRRIWCVYQPHQYQRLMYLWNDFVGAFDRADKVCLLPVYDVVGRETKTARAKVNSLKLTHELVRRGKTAFHLDTFDEAKNFIQSEAHAGDVIIVMGAGDIYNLSNKLVL, from the coding sequence ATGCATAGAATAACGGAAAAAAATCAAACTGTCCACTTCATTGGTATAGGCGGCATAGGAATCAGCGCCCTGGCCAAGTATTATTTTTCGCGAGGCAGCGTAATAAGCGGGTCTGATTTGATATCTTCCGAAATTACCGCCGAGCTTTTAAAGATGGGTGGAGACATAAAAATCGGTCCGCATAAAAAAGACAACCTTCCGAAAGACGCTTCCGCCGTTATTTATACTTCTGCCACACCCCTAAGTAATCCCGAATTAAACGAGGCTAAGCTTCGTAGGCTGAAGCCAAAAAATTACGCCCAAGCGCTGGGTAAACTTACCAAACAGTACCAGACCATTACTATTTCCGGCGCGCATGGAAAAAGCACTACCACGGCTTTGGCCGCATTGGTTCTTGAAGAGGGCTATTTGGATCCGACTGTTATTGTCGGCACCAAGGTAAAGGAATTTGGCAATTCCAATTTTCGCCGCGGCTTTGGAAAACATTTGATAATTGAAGCTGACGAGTGGAATAGATCTTTCCTTAATTATGCACCAGTGATTGCCGTAGTTACTAATATAGATACCGAGCATCTGGATACTTATAGAACTTTTGCCGGAGTTAAGAAGACCTTTCAGAAATATCTGGAAAAGGTTCCTAAAGATGGCGCAATTATAGCTAACTATGATGATCCTGAATTAAAATCTCTTGTCAAAAAAATCGGGAAAAAAGTTATTGGTTATTCGCTTCAAGATAAAGAAGCTTCGTCTGTAAGAAACGTACTGCGCATTCCCGGAGAGCATAATGTTTCCAATGCCTTGGCCGCGCTTAGGCTGGGACGGTTGCTGGGTGTCTGTGAGGCAGACATTTTGCGAGCCATATCGCGTTTCAGCGGCACGTGGCGAAGATTTGAGTTAAAAGGCATGCTCAACGGCGCCTATGTTTTTTCCGATTACGGCCACCATCCGCGGGAGATTACAGCAACTATTGCGGCAACGCGCGAGCGTTTCCCGTTTAGGCGCATCTGGTGCGTATATCAACCGCACCAGTACCAGCGCCTGATGTATTTGTGGAATGATTTTGTAGGCGCGTTTGATCGCGCTGACAAAGTTTGCCTTTTACCAGTATATGATGTGGTAGGACGCGAGACCAAAACCGCGCGCGCAAAAGTAAATTCCCTAAAACTAACTCATGAGTTGGTACGGCGCGGCAAAACCGCATTTCACCTAGACACGTTTGACGAAGCCAAAAATTTTATCCAGTCCGAGGCACACGCGGGAGACGTAATAATTGTTATGGGGGCTGGGGATATATATAATCTTAGCAACAAATTAGTATTATAA
- a CDS encoding AAA family ATPase codes for MQDVDTIGLTGGPCAGKTTGKNYVAEKLSDYGYGVIIVPEAATELFMSGVRIHGPSGVGVFNFQKQIIERQIENENRYRHWAGLLPSPKRLVICDRGVMDCGAYMDAGEFAALVESMGWNVARFLARYKGVFHLVTAADGAEAFYTTVNNPARRETPEEARVADRLTQEVWVGHQHLRVVDNSTDFEGKMRRLLAAICRVIGIPAPLEIERRFLVESPNISNIITSGIKVVGVFIEQRYLKSETDLIRRIRKRGQEGHFVYYQTEKREIKPGVRAETEKEIGPLEYLRLSREACDSAFDVIEKRRYCFLWRGQYFELDIFEKPKRLAGLTILEIELTEENDKIDIPPFLKVITEITQDTSFSNRELARRPS; via the coding sequence ATGCAGGATGTAGACACTATAGGTCTGACTGGTGGTCCTTGTGCCGGAAAAACTACAGGTAAAAACTATGTTGCCGAAAAACTTTCCGATTACGGCTATGGTGTAATTATAGTGCCGGAAGCCGCCACCGAACTTTTTATGAGCGGAGTAAGAATTCATGGTCCCTCGGGTGTGGGTGTTTTTAACTTTCAGAAGCAGATAATTGAACGCCAAATAGAGAACGAAAACAGGTATCGCCACTGGGCAGGCCTTTTACCCAGTCCCAAACGTCTTGTGATTTGTGACCGTGGTGTTATGGATTGTGGGGCTTATATGGATGCTGGAGAATTTGCGGCCTTGGTTGAGAGTATGGGCTGGAATGTTGCCAGGTTTCTGGCGCGCTATAAGGGTGTTTTCCATCTTGTTACGGCGGCAGACGGCGCCGAGGCTTTTTATACCACCGTCAATAATCCGGCCCGTAGAGAAACTCCGGAAGAGGCCCGGGTTGCAGACCGTCTGACCCAGGAGGTATGGGTTGGCCACCAGCATTTAAGGGTTGTTGATAATTCTACTGATTTTGAAGGCAAAATGCGTCGGCTCCTTGCTGCTATTTGCCGCGTCATAGGAATACCGGCACCGCTGGAGATAGAACGACGCTTTTTAGTGGAATCACCCAATATTTCCAATATCATAACCTCCGGCATCAAAGTTGTAGGTGTTTTTATTGAACAGAGGTACCTCAAGAGCGAAACCGATCTGATACGCCGGATTCGCAAGCGCGGGCAGGAAGGCCATTTTGTCTATTATCAAACTGAAAAGCGCGAAATTAAGCCCGGTGTTCGTGCCGAAACCGAAAAAGAAATAGGGCCTCTGGAATACTTGCGACTTTCTAGGGAAGCATGCGATTCAGCGTTTGACGTAATTGAGAAACGCCGCTACTGTTTTTTGTGGAGAGGCCAGTATTTTGAGCTTGATATTTTTGAAAAACCAAAACGACTAGCGGGCTTAACCATATTAGAGATTGAGCTAACAGAGGAAAATGATAAAATAGATATTCCCCCTTTCTTGAAGGTAATAACGGAGATAACACAGGATACCAGTTTTTCTAATAGAGAATTGGCGCGAAGGCCAAGTTAA
- a CDS encoding S41 family peptidase: protein MSQFDWKKYIKVYNVLIAVVILGLAFGGGVYYGYQNRPAVEKVLNVVGQTPPPQFQDVDFNLFWDVWSRLEDKFVDRAKINRQDLVYGAISGLVKALKDPHSEFLPPAQTKQFQEDIKGSFDGIGAEIGIRKSVLTVVAPLKGMPAEKAGLRAADKILKIDDTLTADLTLDEAVRLIRGPKGTEVKLLILRDSFEQPKEFKITRDTIRVQIVETERKPDGIFVIKLNHFTEGAAFEFRKAVKEFYETDSKKLVLDLRNNPGGFLAVSIDIASWFVPAGEVVARERFADGSEEIYRSTGYRLFEKVPMAVLVNEGSASASEIVAGAVRDIRGVKLVGTKTFGKGSVQEILSLPGKSSLKITIAKWLTPKGEEINGTGLEPDIKVELPKDRELKEGEDPIMEKGIEVLKGL from the coding sequence ATGAGCCAATTTGATTGGAAAAAATACATCAAAGTCTATAACGTACTTATCGCGGTCGTGATACTTGGACTGGCTTTTGGAGGCGGTGTTTATTATGGCTACCAAAATCGGCCGGCGGTTGAGAAGGTATTAAATGTGGTTGGACAAACTCCGCCGCCGCAGTTTCAGGATGTAGATTTTAACCTTTTTTGGGACGTCTGGTCGCGCCTTGAGGATAAGTTTGTAGATCGGGCAAAGATTAACCGTCAAGATTTAGTTTATGGCGCTATCTCTGGACTGGTAAAAGCGTTAAAGGATCCGCACAGCGAATTTTTGCCTCCGGCCCAAACCAAACAATTCCAGGAAGATATTAAAGGATCTTTTGACGGCATTGGAGCAGAAATTGGCATTAGGAAGAGTGTTCTTACTGTTGTTGCGCCCCTTAAAGGAATGCCGGCAGAAAAAGCCGGACTCAGGGCCGCAGACAAGATTTTGAAAATTGACGACACCCTCACTGCAGACTTGACTTTGGATGAAGCTGTGCGTTTGATTCGCGGCCCCAAGGGCACGGAGGTAAAACTTCTTATTTTGAGGGATTCTTTTGAGCAACCTAAAGAGTTTAAAATTACCCGCGACACTATCCGGGTGCAGATTGTTGAGACCGAAAGAAAACCAGACGGGATATTTGTTATTAAGTTGAATCATTTTACCGAGGGGGCGGCGTTTGAGTTCAGAAAAGCAGTAAAAGAATTTTACGAGACAGATTCTAAAAAGTTAGTTCTGGATCTTCGTAACAACCCCGGGGGTTTTCTGGCGGTGTCCATAGACATCGCCAGCTGGTTTGTACCGGCTGGAGAAGTCGTGGCGCGGGAAAGATTTGCCGATGGATCAGAAGAAATTTATCGCTCTACCGGCTATCGTTTATTTGAGAAGGTGCCGATGGCGGTTTTGGTAAATGAGGGTTCGGCTTCAGCTTCGGAAATTGTAGCCGGGGCAGTGCGTGATATTCGCGGAGTAAAATTGGTGGGCACTAAAACTTTTGGAAAGGGGTCAGTGCAGGAAATATTATCACTTCCCGGCAAATCTTCTTTAAAAATCACTATTGCTAAGTGGTTGACACCAAAAGGCGAGGAAATAAACGGTACGGGGCTGGAGCCTGATATCAAGGTGGAGCTGCCCAAGGATCGGGAGTTGAAAGAAGGCGAGGATCCGATAATGGAGAAGGGGATTGAGGTATTGAAAGGGTTATAA
- the rplI gene encoding 50S ribosomal protein L9 yields the protein MKVLLLQDITTLGKKNDVKDVSDGYARNFLFPRNLAKPATEAALKNLVQQKVREEHEKSEEYQKYKALVDKLKSLTLSFRVRIGEKGRAYGSVTAVKIRDALKKQGIEVNKEWVLLEEPIKTAEEKVVRIKLPQEFKGGVKIIVEAE from the coding sequence ATGAAAGTATTGCTTCTACAAGATATCACGACTTTGGGTAAAAAAAATGACGTGAAAGACGTGAGCGATGGTTACGCTCGCAATTTTTTATTCCCCAGAAATCTGGCTAAGCCAGCAACCGAGGCGGCGCTTAAGAACCTTGTCCAGCAAAAAGTCCGGGAAGAGCACGAAAAATCCGAGGAATATCAGAAATATAAAGCACTTGTGGATAAACTTAAGTCGCTCACTCTTTCTTTCAGGGTTAGGATAGGAGAGAAAGGAAGAGCGTATGGCTCTGTTACAGCAGTAAAAATTCGTGATGCGTTGAAAAAGCAGGGGATTGAAGTTAATAAGGAGTGGGTTTTATTAGAGGAGCCGATTAAAACTGCAGAAGAGAAAGTAGTTAGAATAAAACTTCCGCAAGAGTTCAAAGGAGGGGTTAAAATAATAGTAGAAGCTGAATAA
- the rpmA gene encoding 50S ribosomal protein L27, producing MAHTKSAGAGKFGRDSQPKYLGVKKYGGERVKPGAILIRQRGTKFYAGEGVKRGGDDTLFALRKGIVKFLEKRKTRFDGSQKRIKVVTVTGS from the coding sequence ATGGCACATACCAAATCCGCGGGAGCCGGCAAATTTGGCCGCGATTCCCAACCCAAATACTTAGGAGTTAAAAAATACGGTGGAGAACGGGTAAAACCCGGGGCTATTTTAATCCGGCAAAGAGGCACAAAATTCTATGCGGGTGAAGGTGTAAAACGAGGTGGAGATGATACATTATTTGCACTCCGGAAAGGAATTGTCAAATTCTTGGAAAAAAGAAAAACCCGCTTTGACGGGTCTCAAAAACGTATCAAGGTCGTAACTGTAACCGGATCCTAA
- a CDS encoding CTP synthase: MARYIFVCGGVMSGIGKGIAVASIGRILKSRGFRVTAVKIDPYLNVDAGTMNPVEHGEVFVTEDGMECDQDIGNYERFLDENISRENYMTSGSVYQAVIERERNLEYGGKCVQVVPHIPHEVIRRLERAAKKARADFTVIEIGGTVGEYENILFLEAARMMHLSRPQDVLFVLVSYLPIPAMIGEMKTKPTQHAVRAMNAAGIQPDIIIARSVVPMDDPRKKKLAVFCNVSEEDIISAPDVKVIYDVPVNFEKDHLGDRILDKFSLKARRRDLGEWKNFIQRTHRFRKPVRIGIVGKYFGTGVFTLADSYISVIEAIKHASWSLGFAPEISWLNAETYEKNRRALSELKSYGGIIVPGGFGSRGVEGKIKTIEFCRKNKIPFLGLCYGLQLAVIEFARNVCKLRGAHTTEVNPKTKYPVIHTLPEQLVNIREKRMGGSMRLGAYTCELKPGTMGFDAYATKLITERHRHRYEVNNDHREILEKRGMVFSGINPERNLVEIIELSAKGGSASGGKNHPFFMGTQFHPEFKSRPLKPHPLFKGFIRAATKTRV, encoded by the coding sequence ATGGCGCGTTATATATTTGTATGCGGCGGGGTAATGTCAGGTATTGGAAAGGGAATAGCGGTTGCCTCTATAGGCCGCATTCTCAAAAGCCGTGGTTTTCGCGTCACTGCCGTTAAAATTGATCCTTATTTAAATGTAGATGCCGGCACTATGAACCCCGTAGAACACGGGGAAGTTTTTGTAACCGAAGACGGCATGGAATGTGATCAGGACATCGGCAATTACGAGCGGTTTCTTGATGAAAATATTTCCCGCGAAAACTATATGACTTCCGGTTCGGTTTATCAGGCCGTGATTGAACGTGAAAGAAATCTTGAGTACGGAGGCAAATGTGTGCAGGTTGTGCCCCACATTCCGCATGAGGTAATACGGCGTCTGGAGCGCGCCGCCAAAAAAGCAAGGGCCGATTTTACGGTAATTGAAATCGGCGGAACAGTAGGAGAGTATGAAAACATTCTTTTTTTGGAAGCGGCGCGGATGATGCACCTTTCGCGGCCCCAAGATGTTCTTTTTGTTTTGGTATCTTACCTTCCGATACCGGCAATGATTGGCGAGATGAAGACCAAGCCCACCCAACACGCGGTGCGTGCCATGAATGCCGCAGGAATTCAGCCGGATATTATTATTGCGCGTTCCGTTGTGCCTATGGATGATCCGCGAAAAAAGAAGCTGGCTGTATTTTGTAACGTAAGTGAGGAGGATATTATTTCCGCGCCCGACGTTAAAGTTATCTATGATGTGCCGGTAAATTTTGAAAAAGACCACCTAGGCGACAGAATTTTAGACAAATTCAGTCTTAAAGCACGTAGGCGCGACCTTGGTGAATGGAAAAATTTTATTCAACGCACTCACAGATTTAGAAAGCCGGTGCGAATTGGCATTGTGGGTAAATACTTTGGCACCGGAGTTTTTACTCTTGCCGATTCGTATATTTCGGTGATTGAGGCTATAAAACACGCAAGTTGGAGTTTAGGATTTGCTCCCGAAATATCTTGGCTTAATGCCGAGACCTATGAAAAAAACCGGCGCGCTCTTAGTGAACTTAAATCCTATGGAGGAATTATTGTGCCGGGCGGATTTGGAAGCAGGGGAGTGGAGGGCAAGATTAAAACTATAGAGTTTTGTCGTAAAAATAAAATCCCATTTTTGGGACTCTGTTACGGCCTCCAGCTTGCGGTAATTGAGTTTGCGCGCAACGTCTGCAAACTGCGCGGGGCGCATACCACCGAAGTAAACCCAAAAACCAAATATCCGGTAATCCACACCCTACCGGAACAATTGGTAAATATTCGCGAAAAAAGAATGGGTGGATCAATGAGGTTGGGTGCCTACACCTGTGAGTTGAAGCCGGGCACAATGGGATTTGACGCATATGCAACTAAGTTGATTACGGAGCGGCACCGTCACCGCTACGAGGTAAATAACGACCATCGTGAGATTTTGGAAAAGAGGGGAATGGTATTTTCCGGTATTAATCCGGAACGGAATCTGGTTGAAATTATTGAATTGTCCGCCAAAGGCGGATCCGCCTCGGGCGGAAAAAATCACCCCTTTTTTATGGGTACCCAGTTTCATCCCGAGTTTAAATCCCGGCCCCTGAAACCACACCCGCTGTTTAAGGGGTTTATACGGGCCGCGACAAAAACGAGAGTGTAA
- a CDS encoding PD-(D/E)XK nuclease family protein gives MRTSYSAIETYLQCPQKYKLQEIDRIRVPKSREALFGTLIHDTLKFMFSRDPLFPTLDEVTAYFREHWPAREVFEKEAGHDPLKRSWSDEEEKIYFESGVRMLKKFYEKNAPWNYMVLDLESRFEVVLADNKTGESHILAGKIDRVDKLSDGQYEIIDYKTSKRMPSQEMLNRDLQLSLYSLGLQKRWPHINAEDIKLSLYFLKHGEKLSTKATTETTEKTKNHILKTIGEIQGRLSSGKEFEPMPGPLCDWCGYKPMCPAWRHLYRNKQQKTDNIQTILKEYFELKKASQQNENRIEELQKQIKTYMASSGLTRVFGEEGVLSQKTVQRYDYDWTKIRELLSPLGKWGEILKADEVKLRRVLKEIPEEIRLAVENSRTVSKEYVVLTASYQKIKKPEDNLPVEQF, from the coding sequence ATGCGCACTTCCTACTCCGCAATAGAAACATATCTACAGTGCCCACAAAAATACAAACTTCAGGAAATTGACCGGATACGGGTTCCTAAATCGCGGGAAGCGCTTTTTGGCACGCTCATTCACGATACGCTGAAATTTATGTTTTCACGCGATCCCCTCTTCCCTACCCTGGATGAGGTGACGGCCTATTTTCGAGAGCACTGGCCAGCGCGTGAAGTTTTTGAAAAAGAGGCAGGACATGATCCGCTAAAGAGATCGTGGTCGGATGAAGAAGAAAAAATTTATTTTGAAAGCGGCGTCCGAATGCTCAAAAAATTTTACGAGAAAAATGCGCCGTGGAACTATATGGTGCTTGATCTTGAATCTCGTTTTGAAGTAGTGCTGGCTGACAATAAAACCGGAGAGTCCCATATCTTGGCGGGGAAAATAGACCGTGTAGATAAACTCTCCGACGGTCAGTACGAAATAATTGACTATAAAACCTCCAAGCGCATGCCTTCTCAGGAGATGCTTAACCGCGACCTGCAACTTTCATTATATTCTCTGGGGCTGCAAAAACGCTGGCCGCATATAAATGCGGAGGATATAAAACTAAGCCTATATTTCTTAAAACACGGCGAAAAACTCTCCACCAAAGCTACGACTGAAACTACAGAGAAGACAAAAAATCATATTTTGAAAACAATAGGTGAGATTCAAGGACGCCTTAGCTCCGGAAAAGAATTTGAACCAATGCCTGGGCCACTTTGCGACTGGTGCGGGTATAAACCTATGTGTCCGGCTTGGCGGCATCTTTACCGCAACAAACAACAAAAAACCGACAACATACAAACGATTTTAAAAGAGTACTTTGAGCTGAAAAAGGCCTCTCAACAAAATGAAAACCGGATTGAAGAGCTGCAAAAACAGATCAAAACCTACATGGCGAGCAGCGGTTTAACACGCGTCTTTGGGGAAGAAGGCGTACTCTCTCAAAAAACTGTACAGCGTTATGATTATGATTGGACAAAAATCCGGGAGCTCCTCTCCCCTCTTGGAAAATGGGGAGAAATCTTGAAGGCGGACGAAGTAAAACTTCGCCGCGTGCTAAAAGAAATCCCGGAAGAAATACGGCTTGCGGTTGAGAATAGCCGCACGGTTTCCAAAGAATACGTGGTTCTTACGGCATCTTACCAGAAAATCAAAAAACCGGAAGACAATCTTCCGGTGGAACAATTTTAA
- a CDS encoding tyrosine-type recombinase/integrase has translation MSLPYLDDFLLSIKTNNYSPETLYNYERDLKVFERFLKDDTQTPFQKTSKRTVELYKAYLSSRDRRTARGEKNAIKLSAGSINRALSSLRRYLKYLVEVDLKVPLAPEAVKLVKTPKKHPRVAEFEALVQLIESPTKFEKITEIAFRNRAMLETLFATGMRISELISLNRDQIDKTGRIFIRGKGKKERFVYLTDRAKKHIWGYLSVRNDSHPALFIPYRGRNAGKSATRISSNYLQMKIKQYRGRLEINVPTSAHSLRHGFATYLAEQGANPAAIQILLGHESLQTTTRYVHASDKYAENTHKRFHPLK, from the coding sequence ATGTCACTTCCCTATCTAGATGACTTTCTTCTATCAATAAAAACCAATAATTACTCTCCAGAAACTCTGTATAATTATGAACGGGATTTAAAAGTATTTGAGCGGTTTCTTAAGGACGATACACAAACTCCCTTCCAAAAGACGTCCAAGCGAACCGTTGAACTATACAAGGCCTATTTATCTTCTCGTGACCGACGAACAGCACGGGGTGAGAAAAACGCTATAAAACTCTCAGCCGGCTCTATAAATCGCGCCTTGTCCAGTCTCCGTAGATATCTCAAATATCTGGTTGAGGTTGACCTTAAGGTCCCTCTTGCGCCCGAAGCTGTAAAATTAGTTAAAACACCTAAAAAGCATCCGCGGGTTGCTGAATTTGAAGCGTTGGTACAGCTGATTGAATCCCCTACCAAATTTGAAAAGATAACAGAAATAGCGTTTAGAAATCGAGCCATGCTGGAGACTCTTTTTGCAACAGGTATGCGTATCTCCGAGCTAATTTCATTAAATAGAGATCAGATAGATAAAACTGGCAGAATTTTTATTCGCGGCAAGGGCAAAAAAGAGCGATTCGTATATTTGACCGACCGCGCCAAAAAACATATTTGGGGGTACTTATCGGTGCGTAACGATAGCCACCCGGCATTATTTATCCCCTATCGCGGCCGCAACGCAGGAAAGTCTGCCACCCGTATATCGTCAAATTATCTGCAGATGAAGATAAAACAATATCGTGGGCGCCTGGAAATTAATGTCCCTACTTCCGCGCATTCATTGCGGCACGGCTTTGCCACGTATCTGGCTGAACAAGGGGCTAATCCTGCCGCTATTCAGATTTTGCTTGGTCATGAGTCTCTCCAGACCACTACTCGTTATGTACACGCTTCTGACAAGTATGCCGAGAATACACACAAGAGATTTCATCCTTTAAAATAG